The Chthoniobacterales bacterium genome includes a window with the following:
- a CDS encoding DUF2934 domain-containing protein: MAKKSKNEPEKQADTPAPSASGSGPKPAARPAKKPRVTAAKPKAKKAAAKEKTPKAAPARSAAQPAPASTPAEPSDEAIRLRAYFLAERRARLSLPGDSAHDWIEARRQLLEEAAR, translated from the coding sequence GTGGCCAAAAAATCCAAAAACGAACCTGAAAAACAAGCGGACACTCCGGCTCCAAGCGCCTCCGGCAGCGGTCCGAAACCAGCCGCGCGGCCCGCTAAAAAGCCGCGCGTCACCGCCGCGAAGCCGAAAGCAAAAAAGGCCGCTGCCAAAGAGAAGACTCCCAAAGCCGCGCCGGCACGCTCAGCCGCACAGCCTGCGCCGGCTTCCACGCCAGCCGAGCCTTCCGATGAGGCAATCCGCCTGCGCGCCTACTTTCTCGCCGAGCGGCGAGCCAGGCTTTCCCTTCCGGGAGATTCCGCTCACGATTGGATCGAAGCGCGCCGTCAATTGCTCGAAGAGGCTGCCCGCTAA